A stretch of the Papaver somniferum cultivar HN1 chromosome 6, ASM357369v1, whole genome shotgun sequence genome encodes the following:
- the LOC113289043 gene encoding mechanosensitive ion channel protein 6-like yields the protein MESLKQSLKSLGSVGKNKHPSSSSPVEKLPILLQQDNIGSMDRKEVMVKIDDSDDESSHSGNRIWRRSSYDFRNDNNNNGSGGGNEAPSSSAIDEFNFIQAQQQQLQSDRLRDDPPLKLINQFLDKQQASGEISLDMDLEMDELVNDHKNNTSLPIIEENPYEPPPKTPFPPASSTNNSPTLIQTSPQAIPKPVRQPIRRRSKGDENQNRESPHFDTDEVVRCSSNDALKRNSNSSIQRNSNSSFKRTSSFLRTKTMKSRLLDPPPDIMKSGRVPGKSGQLRSGFIGKSSRLMEDDDEDPFAEEDIPDKYKKSKFFSPLVILQWLSLILILGSLVCSLTIHDLRKRTVWALPLWKWEILVLVLICGRLVSGWGIRIVVFFIERNFILRKRVLYFVYGLRKAVQNCLWLGLVLLAWHYLFDAKVAREVKDRTIPVFVTKFLILLLVGTLLWLVKTLLVKVLASSFHVSTYFDRIQESLFTQYVIETLSGPPMIEIQRNQEEEEQLMAEVQNLQNAGATMPADLKETALPPMKSPKVKSGGSGGIQNSPKVKSGRASGNAPCKKEEGISIDELHRLNQKNISAWKMKRLMNIIRHGVITTLDEQIQDSCNEEESATTIRSEFEAKCAARKIFNNVAKPYSKFIHLEDIMRFMKEEEAEKTMNQFEGAIETNRVSKKSLKNWVVNAFRERRALALTLDDTKTAVNQLHNMVNVVVGVLIVIIGLLILEIATTKFLVLISSQLLLVAFMFGNTCKMVFEAIIFLFVMHPFDVGDRCEIETVQMVVEEMNILTTVFLRFDNQKIIYPNSVLATKPISNLYRSPDMGDAIDFCIHVSTPVEKISTMKRQLTAFIEGKREHWYPSPMIVVRDVDDLNRLKISVWLTHRMNHQDMGERWVRRALVVEEMVKVLRELDIEYRMLPLDVNVRNMPGFSSQRLPSTWNTCNNY from the exons ATGGAGTCACTAAAACAGTCTTTAAAATCTCTGGGCAGTGTTGGTAAAAACAagcatccttcttcttcttctccagtgGAGAAACTACCCATATTACTTCAGCAAGATAACATTGGTTCAATGGACAGAAAAGAAGTCATGGTGAAAATcgatgatagtgatgatgaaagTAGTCACAGTGGAAATAGGATTTGGAGAAGATCAAGTTATGATTTCcggaatgataataacaataatggcagtggtggtggtaatgAAGCTCCGAGTTCATCAGCCATTGATGAATTCAATTTCATAcaagcacagcagcagcaactacAGTCAGACAGATTGAGAGATGATCCACCATTAAAACTGATTAATCAGTTTTTAGATAAACAGCAAGCTTCTGGTGAAATTTCATTAGATATGGATTTAGAGATGGATGAACTTGTCAATGACCATAAAAACAATACAAGCTTACCAATTATTGAAGAAAATCCATATGAACCTCCACCAAAAACTCCATTCCCACCAGCTTCTTCTACAAATAATTCTCCTACATTAATCCAAACATCTCCACAAGCCATTCCTAAACCTGTTCGTCAGCCAATTAGGAGAAGAAGTAAAGGTGATGAAAATCAGAATCGCGAGTCTCCACATTTTGATACTGATGAAGTGGTAAGATGTTCTTCAAATGATGCCTTGAAGAGGAACTCAAATTCTTCCATTCAGAGGAATTCAAATTCTTCCTTCAAGAGGACCTCAAGTTTTTTGAGGACTAAGACTATGAAATCAAGACTACTGGATCCACCACCAGATATCATGAAGTCAGGAAGAGTACCAGGAAAATCAGGGCAATTAAGATCTGGGTTTATAGGTAAATCATCAAGATTaatggaagatgatgatgaagatcctTTTGCTGAAGAGGATATACCAGATAAGTATAAGAAATCTAAGTTTTTTAGTCCATTAGTTATTCTTCAATGGCTTAGTCTTATATTAATTTTGGGTTCACTTGTTTGTTCACTCACTATTCATGATCTTAGGAAGAGGACAGTATGGGCACTTCCTTTATGGAAATGGGAGATATTAGTACTTGTTTTGATTTGTGGGAGATTAGTTTCTGGTTGGGGAATTAGAATAGTTGTTTTCTTTATTgagagaaattttattttgaggaagagggttttgtattttgtttATGGGTTGAGAAAGGCTGTGCAGAATTGTTTATGGTTAGGTCTGGTTTTATTAGCTTGGCATTACTTGTTTGATGCAAAAGTTGCCAGAGAAGTCAAGGATAGAACTATACCGGTTTTCGTTACCAAGTTTTTGATCCTTTTGTTAGTGGGTACATTGTTATGGCTTGTGAAGACTCTCCTGGTTAAGGTTTTGGCTTCATCTTTTCATGTAAGCACTTACTTTGATCGGATTCAAGAGTCACTGTTTACTCAGTATGTGATTGAAACATTGTCCGGTCCGCCGATGATTGAGATTCAGAGGAACCAGGAAGAAGAGGAACAACTGATGGCTGAAGTGCAGAATCTTCAGAATGCAGGGGCCACTATGCCAGCTGATCTTAAGGAAACAGCTTTGCCACCAATGAAGAGTCCAAAGGTtaaaagtggaggaagtggaggaaTTCAAAATAGTCCAAAGGTTAAAAGTGGTAGAGCTTCAGGAAATGCTCCATGTAAGAAAGAGGAGGGCATTAGCATTGATGAATTGCACAGATTGAAccagaaaaatatttctgcttGGAAAATGAAGAGGTTGATGAATATAATTCGTCATGGTGTGATCACTACACTTGATGAGCAGATACAGGACTCGTGTAATGAAGAGGAGTCAGCAACGACAATCAGAAGCGAATTCGAAGCCAAGTGTGCAGCAAGGAAGATATTCAACAATGTGGCTAAGCCCTATTCCAA gTTTATCCACCTCGAGGATATAATGCGCTTCATGAAAGAAGAGGAAGCCGAGAAGACTATGAATCAATTTGAAGGAGCAATTGAAACCAACAGAGTCAGCAAGAAATCTCTGAAAAACTGGGTG GTTAACGCTTTCAGAGAGAGAAGAGCCCTTGCTTTGACTCTAGATGACACAAAAACGGCCGTAAACCAACTCCACAACATGGTGAATGTTGTCGTGGGCGTCCTTATAGTGATCATCGGGCTTCTCATACTTGAAATAGCAACCACTAAGTTTCTGGTCCTTATCAGTTCTCAGCTTTTGTTGGTGGCTTTCATGTTTGGCAACACCTGCAAGATGGTATTTGAAGCTATCATCTTCTTATTTGTGATGCACCCTTTTGATGTCGGTGATAGGTGTGAAATTGAAACTGTTCAG ATGGTTGTGGAAGAGATGAACATCCTTACTACCGTGTTTCTAAGATTTGACAACCAAAAGATTATATACCCAAATAGTGTTCTTGCCACCAAGCCGATCAGCAATTTATACCGAAGTCCAGATATGGGAGATGCAATTGACTTCTGTATCCACGTCTCAACTCCAGTGGAAAAGATCTCCACCATGAAACGTCAACTAACAGC GTTTATTGAAGGCAAAAGAGAACATTGGTACCCTTCACCAATGATTGTAGTGAGAGATGTGGACGATTTGAACAGGCTGAAAATCTCAGTGTGGTTGACACACCGAATGAACCATCAAGACATGGGGGAGAGGTGGGTGAGAAGGGCTCTCGTAGTAGAAGAGATGGTTAAAGTCCTCAGGGAACTAGACATTGAGTACCGTATGCTGCCTCTCGATGTTAATGTCAGAAACATGCCAGGTTTTTCCTCGCAACGTCTTCCGTCGACTTGGAATACTTGCAACAATTATTGA
- the LOC113286098 gene encoding glutathione S-transferase F8, chloroplastic-like, which yields MAAVKVYGPPMSTAVARVLACLLEKEVKFQLINVDMAKGKHKSPEYLKIQPFGQVPAFEDEDITLFESRSICRYVCDKYAKQGNEGLYGMNSLVKASIDQWIEAEGQSFNPPSSALVFQLAFAPRMKLKQDPELIKQSEEKLKKVLDIYEKRLGESQFLAGDEFTLADLSHLPNTQYILNKTDRGELFTSRKNVARWWNEISSRESWKKVVKMQSAPPAPKS from the exons ATGGCGGCGGTGAAGGTTTACGGGCCACCCATGTCGACCGCAGTGGCGAGGGTCTTAGCTTGTTTGctggagaaagaagtgaaatttcAGCTCATCAATGTCGATATGGCTAAGGGTAAACACAAATCTCCAGAGTATCTCAAAATCCAG CCGTTCGGCCAAGTCCCAGCTTTCGAAGACGAAGACATCACCCTATTTG AATCAAGATCTATATGTAGATATGTGTGTGATAAGTACGCCAAACAAGGGAACGAGGGTTTATACGGGATGAACTCCTTAGTGAAAGCTTCAATAGATCAGTGGATAGAAGCTGAAGGACAGAGTTTCAATCCGCCTAGCTCAGCGTTAGTGTTTCAACTTGCATTTGCACCGCGAATGAAGCTCAAACAAGACCCTGAACTAATCAAACAAAGTGAAGAGAAGCTCAAGAAAGTACTTGACATTTATGAGAAACGGCTTGGGGAGAGTCAGTTTTTGGCTGGTGATGAATTTACACTAGCTGACCTTTCTCACCTCCCCAACACTCAATATATTTTAAACAAAACCGATCGGGGGGAATTGTTTACTTCCAGGAAGAATGTGGCGAGGTGGTGGAATGAGATATCTAGTAGGGAGTCATGGAAGAAGGTGGTGAAAATGCAAAGTGCACCTCCTGCGCCAAAGTCATGA